The following coding sequences are from one Sphingomonadaceae bacterium OTU29LAMAA1 window:
- a CDS encoding glycosyltransferase, producing the protein MKIVYFTHSLASCWNHGNAHFLRGVLSELIARDHDVRVYAPENAWSLTNLVADHGPEGLDAYREAYPELGSVSYPERPDVAEMVDGADLVIVHEWNDHALVAAIGALRKRGAPFTLLFHDTHHRAVSEPDQMRAYDLSGYDGVLAFGETLSEVYRGWGWSGRVWTWHEAADIRRFHPPAAEGPREGLVWVGNWGDGERTEELETYLFEPAKAAALSLDVYGVRYPQTARETLARYGASYHGWAANAAAPGLFAQHLATVHVPRRYYATILPGIPTIRVFEALACGIPLVSAPWDDSEGLFRIGQDFLMVRSGAEMTQALRDLREDADLRAALVASGLETIRARHTCAHRVDELLAIVARLQTPARKDAA; encoded by the coding sequence ATGAAAATAGTCTACTTCACCCACAGCCTCGCCTCGTGCTGGAATCACGGCAACGCCCACTTCCTGCGCGGCGTGCTGAGCGAACTGATCGCACGCGACCACGACGTCCGCGTTTATGCGCCCGAAAACGCCTGGAGCCTGACGAACCTCGTCGCCGATCATGGCCCCGAAGGGCTCGATGCCTATCGCGAGGCCTATCCGGAATTGGGCTCGGTCAGCTATCCCGAGCGGCCCGATGTCGCCGAGATGGTCGACGGGGCGGACCTCGTCATCGTCCACGAATGGAACGACCATGCACTCGTCGCCGCGATCGGTGCGCTGCGCAAACGGGGCGCGCCCTTCACGTTGCTGTTCCACGACACCCACCATCGCGCGGTCAGCGAGCCCGATCAGATGCGCGCCTACGACCTGTCGGGTTATGACGGCGTGCTGGCGTTCGGCGAGACGCTGAGCGAGGTCTATCGCGGCTGGGGCTGGAGCGGGCGCGTGTGGACGTGGCACGAGGCCGCAGACATCCGCCGCTTCCACCCGCCCGCTGCCGAAGGGCCGCGCGAAGGCCTCGTCTGGGTCGGCAATTGGGGCGACGGCGAGCGCACCGAGGAGCTCGAGACCTATCTGTTCGAACCGGCGAAGGCGGCGGCCCTCAGTCTCGACGTCTACGGCGTCCGCTACCCGCAGACCGCGCGCGAGACGCTCGCCCGCTATGGCGCGAGCTATCACGGCTGGGCCGCCAACGCTGCGGCGCCGGGCCTGTTCGCGCAGCACCTCGCCACCGTTCACGTACCCCGCCGCTATTATGCGACGATCCTGCCGGGCATCCCGACGATCCGGGTATTCGAGGCGCTGGCCTGCGGCATCCCGCTGGTGAGCGCGCCGTGGGACGACAGCGAAGGCCTGTTCCGCATCGGGCAGGATTTCCTGATGGTCCGCTCCGGTGCCGAGATGACGCAGGCGCTGCGCGACCTGCGCGAGGATGCCGACCTGCGCGCCGCGCTCGTCGCATCCGGATTGGAGACGATCCGCGCCCGCCACACCTGCGCCCACCGTGTGGACGAACTGCTCGCCATCGTCGCGCGCCTCCAGACCCCCGCTCGCAAGGACGCAGCATGA
- a CDS encoding glycosyltransferase: MKIAFYGSSLVSSYWNGAATYYRGILKALHKRGYDITFYEPDAFDRQQHRDIDPPAYAKSVVYPATVDALYGVLAEAVQADIVVKANGVGVFDAELLDGIIRHAHPQALKIFWDVDAAATLDEMRADGSHPVLKALPDLDMVLTYGGGPPVVDAYTGFGAARCIPVYNALDPETHHPVPRDARFACDLAFLGNRLPDREARVEEFFLRPAALLPDQSFLIGGNGWDTKVMPANVRHRGHVYTAEHNAFNCTPRAVLNVARDSMAHIGFSPATRVFEAAGAAACLITDAWEGIEQFLIPDEEVLVARDGQDVAEHLAALTPARAQAIGQAALRRVLAEHTYDLRGAEVDALFRAHMLQVAA, translated from the coding sequence ATGAAGATCGCCTTCTACGGCTCCAGCCTCGTCTCCAGCTACTGGAACGGCGCCGCCACTTACTATCGCGGCATCCTCAAGGCGCTGCACAAACGCGGCTACGATATCACCTTCTACGAACCCGACGCGTTCGACCGGCAGCAGCACCGCGACATCGATCCGCCCGCCTATGCGAAGTCGGTCGTCTACCCCGCGACGGTCGACGCGCTGTACGGCGTCCTCGCCGAAGCCGTCCAGGCCGACATCGTGGTGAAGGCCAATGGCGTCGGCGTCTTCGATGCCGAATTGCTGGACGGCATCATCCGCCACGCGCACCCGCAAGCCCTCAAGATCTTCTGGGACGTGGACGCCGCCGCGACGCTGGACGAGATGCGTGCCGATGGGTCGCATCCGGTCCTGAAGGCGCTGCCCGATCTCGACATGGTGCTGACCTACGGCGGCGGCCCGCCGGTCGTCGATGCCTACACCGGCTTCGGCGCGGCGCGTTGCATCCCCGTCTACAATGCACTCGACCCGGAGACGCATCACCCGGTGCCGCGCGACGCGCGCTTCGCCTGCGACCTCGCCTTCCTCGGCAACCGCCTGCCCGATCGCGAGGCCCGCGTGGAGGAATTCTTCCTGCGCCCCGCTGCGCTGCTGCCCGATCAGAGCTTCCTCATCGGCGGCAACGGCTGGGATACCAAGGTGATGCCGGCCAACGTCCGCCATCGCGGCCACGTCTACACCGCCGAGCACAATGCCTTCAACTGCACCCCGCGCGCGGTCCTCAACGTCGCCCGCGACAGCATGGCGCACATCGGCTTCTCGCCCGCGACCCGCGTGTTCGAGGCGGCAGGCGCGGCGGCCTGCCTCATCACCGACGCGTGGGAAGGCATCGAGCAATTCCTGATCCCCGACGAGGAGGTGCTCGTCGCCCGCGACGGGCAGGACGTCGCGGAGCATCTCGCGGCGCTAACCCCGGCACGCGCGCAGGCGATCGGCCAGGCGGCGCTCCGCCGCGTGCTCGCCGAACACACCTACGACCTGCGCGGCGCAGAGGTCGACGCGCTGTTCCGGGCGCACATGCTGCAGGTGGCGGCATGA
- a CDS encoding SDR family oxidoreductase gives MTRTLVAGGAGFIGSHLCRALLDRGERVVCVDSLLTSRASNLDALQDHPNFTFVEADVVDVLPPSVTDLRYDRVYNLACAASPPQYQADPEHTMLTNVVGTDRLLRLAEANGARFLLTSTSEVYGDPEHHPQQESYRGFVSCTGPRACYDEGKRAAESLTFDFARTGRAQVRVARIFNTYGPNMNPDDGRVVSNLICQALSGEPITVYGDGSQTRSFCYVSDLVAGLIALMDAEFDGMEPVNLGNPNELTINDLLTQVVTLTGTTAPIVHRPLPVDDPRRRRPDIARARALLDWEPRIALSEGLSLTCAWFAHELADGPSSADRLACAAE, from the coding sequence ATGACCCGTACTCTCGTCGCCGGCGGCGCCGGCTTCATCGGATCGCACCTGTGCAGGGCGCTGCTGGATCGGGGCGAGCGGGTCGTATGCGTCGACAGCCTGCTGACCTCCCGCGCGAGCAATCTTGACGCGCTTCAGGATCATCCGAACTTCACTTTCGTCGAAGCCGACGTGGTCGACGTCCTGCCACCGTCGGTCACCGACCTTCGGTACGATCGCGTATACAACCTCGCCTGCGCCGCCTCGCCGCCGCAATACCAGGCCGATCCCGAGCATACTATGCTGACCAACGTCGTCGGCACCGACCGCCTGCTCCGCCTCGCGGAGGCGAATGGAGCCCGCTTCCTGCTCACTTCGACCAGCGAGGTCTACGGCGATCCCGAACACCACCCGCAGCAGGAAAGCTATCGCGGCTTCGTCAGCTGCACCGGCCCGCGCGCCTGCTACGACGAGGGCAAGCGGGCGGCCGAATCGCTGACGTTCGACTTCGCCCGCACCGGCCGCGCGCAGGTCCGCGTCGCGCGCATCTTCAACACCTACGGCCCCAACATGAACCCCGACGACGGCCGCGTCGTATCGAACCTGATCTGTCAAGCGCTGTCGGGCGAACCGATTACCGTCTACGGCGACGGCAGCCAGACGCGCAGCTTCTGCTACGTCTCCGACCTCGTCGCGGGCCTGATTGCGCTGATGGATGCGGAGTTCGACGGCATGGAGCCTGTCAATCTCGGTAACCCCAACGAGTTGACGATCAACGATCTGCTGACGCAGGTCGTCACCCTCACCGGGACGACCGCACCGATCGTTCATCGCCCGCTGCCTGTCGACGATCCCCGCCGCCGCCGCCCGGACATCGCGCGTGCCCGAGCGCTGCTCGACTGGGAACCACGCATTGCGCTGTCCGAGGGCCTGTCGCTGACCTGCGCATGGTTCGCGCACGAGCTTGCGGACGGGCCATCGTCGGCGGATCGGCTGGCCTGCGCGGCGGAATAA
- a CDS encoding Crp/Fnr family transcriptional regulator, which produces MRDDPTPRVLPAADLATFPLTGRFLLGRGRDRMTDDERHVLESAASAVKDYPARHHLVRRGEPVHQSMMLIDGYVTRYMDDREGYRQLVSVHIPGDFVDLHGFPTGRLDHDIGTLGPVRMALFDHETLVGITEEHPRLTRFLWFATLIDAAMHREWIFRLGRLGADGRLAHFFCELNARLELVGLASGGKFDLPLTQPDLAEACGLTGVHVNRTLRSLREQGLLLFKNGQVEILDSQGLCAVAEFESDYLYSDFGPWKTT; this is translated from the coding sequence ATGAGAGACGATCCAACGCCACGCGTGCTGCCTGCCGCCGATCTGGCCACGTTCCCGCTTACCGGGCGGTTCCTGCTCGGCCGGGGCAGGGACCGGATGACCGACGACGAACGCCACGTTCTCGAAAGCGCGGCATCCGCGGTGAAAGATTATCCTGCGCGCCACCATCTGGTCCGCCGCGGCGAGCCGGTCCACCAGAGCATGATGCTGATCGACGGCTATGTGACGCGGTATATGGACGATCGCGAAGGATACCGGCAGCTTGTATCCGTCCATATCCCGGGTGATTTCGTCGATCTTCACGGTTTCCCGACCGGTCGCCTCGATCATGACATCGGAACGCTCGGGCCGGTCCGCATGGCGTTGTTCGATCACGAGACGCTGGTCGGCATCACCGAAGAGCATCCACGGCTCACCCGCTTCCTGTGGTTCGCGACCCTGATCGACGCGGCGATGCACCGTGAATGGATTTTCCGTCTCGGGCGCCTCGGCGCGGACGGCCGCCTTGCGCACTTCTTTTGCGAATTGAACGCGCGACTGGAACTGGTCGGGCTGGCGAGCGGCGGCAAATTCGACCTGCCGCTGACGCAGCCCGATCTGGCCGAGGCGTGCGGGCTGACGGGCGTCCACGTCAACCGGACGTTGCGGTCGCTGCGCGAACAGGGCCTGCTGCTGTTCAAGAACGGGCAGGTCGAGATACTCGATTCGCAAGGCCTGTGTGCCGTCGCGGAGTTCGAGAGCGATTACCTCTATTCCGATTTCGGCCCGTGGAAGACGACATGA
- a CDS encoding M3 family metallopeptidase — translation MATSAFAQTNPPAAAQATNPLMADWTGLYGGVPPWDKVKPELFPAAFEVSLAERAADYRKIADNPAAPTFANTFVPMQLAGQRYGRVMTLFGVMTGNMNSPAYQALDREWSPKFAAASDAITFDPKLFARVEAVYAARAKLDPQQQRLVTRTYDSYVRQGAKLDATQKAQLSAYNQELASAFSDFSRRLLADENTAITVTDEAQLAGVPDSVKAVAKAAATERGQTGWAIVNTRSAVDPVLTFATDRGLREKVWRAFVNRGDNNDANDTNATIAKIVKLRADRAHLLGFKTHADWRMQDTMAKTPTAAMDLMMRVWPAAKARVAEEVRDMQAIADTSGTKITIEPWDYRFYQEQVRKSRYDLDQAQLKPYFELNNIIQGSLYAANRLYGLNFKEITGTVPVFEPNMRVWRVTDRAGKEVGLFYRDDFARSGKRSGAWANTYRGQRKLAPAQTVLSSNNNNFAKGAKGEPILISLDDAQTLFHEFGHAIHAMLQDVTYPGLAGTPRDFVEFPSQVNEHWLLTRDVLDKYARHYQTGAAMPQALLDKIEASKTFNQGFATTEYLSSAIVDMKLHTIADGVVDPDAFERATLAEVGMPKELVMRHRLPQFNHLFSSDSYSAGYYSYLWSETMDADTFAAFEEAGSPWDKATADRFARILLSTGNETDRAAAYRAFRGRDPDVNALLAKRGFPTTGVAPPAGVTR, via the coding sequence ATGGCCACCAGTGCGTTCGCCCAGACCAATCCGCCAGCCGCAGCACAGGCCACCAATCCGCTAATGGCGGACTGGACGGGACTCTATGGCGGGGTGCCGCCGTGGGACAAGGTGAAGCCGGAGCTGTTCCCCGCCGCGTTCGAGGTGTCGCTCGCCGAGCGCGCCGCGGATTATCGCAAGATCGCCGACAATCCCGCGGCGCCGACCTTCGCCAACACCTTCGTGCCGATGCAGCTTGCCGGCCAGCGCTACGGCCGCGTGATGACGCTGTTCGGCGTCATGACCGGCAACATGAACAGTCCGGCCTATCAGGCGCTCGACCGCGAATGGTCGCCGAAGTTCGCCGCCGCGTCGGACGCGATCACCTTCGATCCGAAGTTGTTCGCGCGGGTCGAGGCGGTCTACGCAGCCCGCGCCAAGCTCGACCCACAGCAGCAGCGGCTGGTGACGCGCACCTACGACAGCTACGTCCGCCAGGGTGCGAAGCTGGATGCGACGCAAAAGGCGCAGCTTTCCGCCTACAATCAGGAACTCGCGAGCGCGTTCAGCGACTTCTCCAGGCGGCTGCTCGCCGACGAGAACACCGCGATCACCGTGACGGACGAGGCGCAGCTCGCCGGCGTGCCCGACAGCGTCAAGGCGGTGGCCAAAGCTGCCGCTACCGAGCGCGGGCAGACCGGCTGGGCGATCGTCAACACCCGCTCGGCGGTCGACCCGGTGCTCACTTTCGCCACCGATCGCGGGTTGCGCGAGAAGGTATGGCGCGCCTTCGTCAACCGCGGCGACAATAACGACGCCAACGATACGAATGCGACCATCGCGAAGATCGTCAAGCTCCGTGCCGACCGCGCGCACCTGCTCGGCTTCAAGACGCATGCTGACTGGCGGATGCAGGACACGATGGCGAAGACGCCCACCGCGGCGATGGACCTGATGATGCGCGTCTGGCCGGCCGCCAAGGCGCGCGTCGCCGAAGAGGTCCGCGACATGCAGGCGATCGCCGACACATCGGGCACGAAGATTACGATCGAGCCGTGGGACTATCGCTTCTATCAGGAACAGGTTCGGAAAAGCCGGTACGACCTCGATCAGGCGCAGCTGAAGCCGTATTTCGAGCTCAACAACATCATCCAGGGGTCGCTCTACGCCGCCAACCGCCTGTACGGGCTGAACTTCAAGGAGATCACCGGCACCGTTCCCGTGTTCGAACCGAACATGCGCGTCTGGCGCGTCACCGACCGCGCCGGGAAAGAGGTCGGCCTGTTCTACCGTGACGATTTCGCCCGTTCCGGCAAGCGTTCGGGCGCATGGGCCAACACGTACCGCGGCCAGCGCAAGCTTGCCCCGGCGCAGACGGTGCTGTCGTCCAACAACAACAACTTCGCCAAGGGCGCAAAGGGCGAACCGATCCTCATCAGCCTCGACGACGCGCAGACGCTGTTCCACGAATTCGGCCACGCGATCCACGCGATGTTGCAGGACGTGACCTATCCCGGCCTTGCCGGTACACCGCGCGACTTCGTTGAATTTCCCAGTCAGGTGAACGAACATTGGCTGCTGACGCGCGACGTGCTCGATAAATATGCGCGTCATTACCAGACCGGCGCAGCGATGCCGCAGGCTCTGCTCGATAAGATCGAAGCATCAAAGACGTTCAATCAAGGGTTTGCCACTACAGAGTATCTCTCTTCCGCCATCGTCGATATGAAGTTGCACACAATTGCCGACGGAGTCGTCGATCCCGATGCCTTCGAACGCGCGACATTGGCGGAGGTCGGGATGCCGAAAGAACTGGTGATGCGTCACCGCCTGCCGCAATTCAATCATCTGTTCTCTTCAGATAGTTATTCCGCGGGATATTACAGCTACTTGTGGTCGGAGACCATGGATGCGGACACCTTCGCGGCCTTCGAGGAAGCAGGCAGTCCGTGGGACAAGGCGACCGCCGATCGCTTCGCGAGGATCCTGCTGTCGACCGGCAACGAAACCGATCGCGCCGCCGCCTATCGCGCCTTCCGCGGGCGCGACCCCGACGTGAACGCCTTGCTTGCCAAGCGCGGGTTCCCAACCACCGGTGTCGCCCCGCCGGCGGGCGTGACGCGGTGA
- a CDS encoding MFS transporter: MSGATANPAPAGRLKSILGGSAGNLVEWFDWYVYSAFGLYFAPHFFPKGDPTAQLLNTAAVFAVGFIMRPIGAWIMGIYADRRGRKAGLTLSVTLMCAGAFLIAICPGYATIGWGAPALLVFARLMQGLSVGGEYGASAVYLSEMAGKNRRGFFSSFQYVTLIAGQLLALFTLLLLQGVLSEAQLEEWGWRLPFALGGLLAIVVFRIRRGLMETEAFTNARDKPKSSGWLLFTQHPRQAITVILLTAGGTLAFYAYTTYMQKFLVNTSGFSRESATWIMTLALALYAGIQPLAGALSDRIGRKPLMIGFGIAGLIATVPIFTALETVKDPVVAWALVMTALVIVTGYTAINAVVKAELFPAHIRALGVALPYALANTAFGGTAEYVALWLKNANMERTFYWYVTAMIGISLITYWRMKDTRANSQIAED, from the coding sequence GTGAGTGGGGCGACGGCCAACCCGGCGCCTGCGGGCCGACTGAAATCGATCCTCGGCGGATCGGCGGGCAACCTGGTCGAATGGTTCGACTGGTACGTCTATTCCGCGTTCGGCCTCTATTTCGCGCCCCATTTCTTTCCGAAGGGCGATCCGACCGCGCAACTGCTCAACACCGCTGCAGTGTTTGCCGTCGGTTTCATCATGCGGCCGATCGGCGCGTGGATCATGGGCATCTACGCCGATCGTCGTGGACGGAAGGCCGGGTTGACGCTGTCGGTGACGTTGATGTGCGCCGGTGCGTTCTTGATCGCCATCTGTCCGGGCTATGCGACGATCGGCTGGGGGGCGCCCGCGTTGCTGGTCTTCGCCCGACTCATGCAGGGTCTGTCCGTCGGCGGTGAATATGGCGCGAGCGCGGTGTATCTGTCCGAGATGGCGGGCAAGAACCGCCGCGGCTTCTTTTCGTCCTTCCAGTACGTCACGCTGATCGCCGGGCAGTTGCTCGCGCTGTTCACGCTGCTGCTGTTGCAGGGCGTCCTAAGCGAGGCGCAGCTCGAGGAATGGGGCTGGCGCCTGCCGTTCGCGCTCGGTGGCCTGCTGGCGATCGTCGTCTTCCGCATCCGCCGCGGACTGATGGAGACAGAGGCCTTTACCAATGCCAGGGACAAGCCGAAATCGAGCGGCTGGCTGCTGTTCACCCAGCATCCTCGGCAGGCGATCACCGTCATCCTGCTAACCGCCGGCGGCACGCTCGCCTTCTACGCCTACACCACGTACATGCAAAAATTCCTGGTCAATACCAGCGGGTTCAGCCGCGAAAGCGCGACCTGGATCATGACGCTGGCGCTCGCACTCTATGCCGGTATCCAGCCGCTGGCGGGCGCGTTGTCCGATCGGATCGGCCGCAAGCCGCTGATGATCGGTTTCGGCATCGCCGGCCTGATCGCGACCGTGCCGATCTTCACCGCGCTGGAGACGGTCAAGGATCCGGTCGTGGCATGGGCTCTGGTGATGACGGCGCTCGTGATCGTCACCGGCTATACCGCGATCAATGCCGTGGTGAAGGCGGAGCTGTTCCCGGCACATATTCGCGCGCTCGGCGTGGCTTTGCCCTATGCGCTGGCGAACACCGCGTTCGGCGGGACCGCGGAATATGTCGCGCTCTGGCTCAAGAACGCGAACATGGAGCGCACCTTCTACTGGTACGTCACCGCGATGATCGGCATCTCGCTCATCACCTATTGGCGGATGAAGGACACTCGCGCGAACAGCCAGATTGCCGAGGATTGA
- a CDS encoding HAMP domain-containing histidine kinase has protein sequence MAVLIALALFIAQAVNLALVLRDRAEFRLAQATRPVAIRVADAIDRETQGVRAIPRNRGRIRRADGNGIPATLPRMPQIAAELRTQLHEQGLDVGRIDTGVRNWTALDDAVLGRNFPRSARPRRQEDRPQQALLIAIEQPGHGWLAVIVPWGDGGGMRLFWRLFAQTLVLYGAVLLPVLWIVRRISRPLRDLTAAAQRFGRGGDASEPVEVRGPADIAGLVQSFNALQTRVTAMLDEKDRMLGAIGHDLRTPLAALRVRVESVEDDTDRLRMVETIAEMNRTLDDILSLARMGRPSEAMTEVDFAALVDAVVEDFRDLGQDVAFEEAERLRMRLRPSLIRRAIRNLIENAVKYGGGAEVRVVPRAEAVLIEVADRGPGIPEARLADVFEAFTRLETSRNRDTGGIGLGLALARSIVREAGGDVRLANREGGGLCATIELPR, from the coding sequence ATGGCGGTGCTGATCGCACTGGCGCTGTTCATTGCGCAGGCGGTCAATCTGGCGCTGGTGCTGCGGGATCGGGCGGAGTTCCGGCTGGCGCAGGCGACGCGACCGGTGGCGATCCGGGTGGCGGACGCGATCGATCGCGAAACGCAGGGTGTCCGCGCGATCCCGCGCAATCGCGGACGGATACGACGGGCGGATGGCAACGGCATCCCGGCGACATTGCCGCGCATGCCCCAGATCGCCGCCGAGTTGCGCACGCAGCTTCACGAACAGGGTCTCGATGTCGGGCGGATCGATACCGGCGTGCGCAACTGGACCGCGCTGGACGATGCGGTTTTGGGCCGCAATTTCCCGCGGAGTGCGCGACCACGCCGACAGGAGGATCGGCCGCAGCAAGCGTTGCTAATCGCGATCGAACAGCCGGGTCACGGCTGGCTGGCAGTGATCGTGCCGTGGGGCGATGGCGGCGGCATGCGGTTGTTCTGGCGGCTGTTTGCCCAGACGCTGGTACTTTACGGCGCGGTGCTGCTGCCGGTATTGTGGATCGTGCGCCGCATCTCTCGGCCATTGCGCGACCTGACCGCGGCCGCACAGCGCTTCGGCCGGGGCGGCGATGCGTCGGAACCGGTCGAGGTGCGCGGGCCAGCGGATATCGCCGGGCTGGTGCAGTCGTTCAACGCGCTCCAGACGCGCGTGACCGCGATGCTCGACGAAAAGGACCGGATGCTGGGCGCGATCGGACATGACCTGCGCACGCCACTGGCCGCGCTGCGGGTGCGGGTGGAATCGGTCGAGGACGATACGGATCGGCTGCGGATGGTCGAGACGATCGCGGAGATGAACCGGACGCTCGACGACATCCTGTCGCTGGCGCGGATGGGACGGCCGAGCGAGGCGATGACCGAGGTCGATTTCGCCGCATTGGTCGATGCGGTGGTCGAGGACTTCCGCGATCTGGGGCAGGACGTCGCGTTCGAGGAGGCGGAGCGGCTGCGCATGCGGCTGCGCCCCTCGCTGATCCGGCGGGCGATCCGCAATTTGATCGAGAATGCGGTGAAATACGGCGGCGGTGCCGAGGTGCGGGTCGTGCCCCGCGCGGAAGCGGTGCTGATCGAGGTCGCGGATCGCGGGCCGGGCATTCCGGAGGCGCGGCTGGCCGACGTGTTCGAGGCGTTCACCCGGCTGGAGACATCGCGCAACCGCGATACCGGCGGGATCGGGCTCGGGCTGGCACTGGCGCGGTCGATCGTGCGCGAAGCGGGCGGCGACGTGCGGCTGGCGAACCGCGAGGGCGGCGGGCTGTGCGCAACGATCGAATTGCCGCGGTAG
- a CDS encoding response regulator: protein MGDMPHLLLVDDERSIREPLAQYLTKQGFRVTQAADAEAARTRLAAYAIDLLILDVMMPGEDGLSLCRHIAATSDTPVILLTAKAEETDRIVGLEMGADDYVVKPFSPRELATRVKVVLRRLTAGGARQHAPESGSYAFAGWVLKTGERALVDREGVSVPLSTGEYNLLLALVTRPRQVLTRDQLLDLTQGREAAAFDRAIDNQVSRLRRKIEADAKLPEIIKTVWGGGYTLAAEVTRL, encoded by the coding sequence ATGGGAGACATGCCGCACCTGTTGCTCGTCGACGACGAGCGTTCGATCCGTGAGCCGCTGGCGCAATATCTGACGAAGCAGGGATTTCGCGTCACGCAGGCGGCGGATGCCGAAGCGGCGCGGACCCGGTTGGCAGCCTATGCGATCGACCTCCTCATCCTCGACGTGATGATGCCGGGCGAGGACGGATTGTCGCTGTGCCGGCATATCGCCGCGACCAGCGATACGCCGGTGATCCTGTTGACCGCCAAGGCGGAGGAGACCGACCGGATCGTCGGGCTGGAGATGGGAGCGGACGATTATGTCGTGAAGCCGTTCTCACCGCGCGAACTGGCGACGCGGGTAAAGGTGGTTTTGCGCCGCCTGACCGCCGGCGGCGCGCGGCAGCATGCGCCCGAAAGCGGCTCCTATGCCTTTGCCGGCTGGGTGCTGAAAACGGGCGAGCGGGCATTGGTGGATCGTGAGGGTGTGTCGGTGCCGCTGTCGACGGGCGAGTATAACCTGCTGCTCGCACTGGTGACGCGGCCGCGGCAGGTGCTGACGCGCGACCAGTTGCTCGACCTGACCCAGGGGCGCGAGGCGGCGGCGTTCGACCGCGCGATCGACAATCAGGTCAGCCGGTTACGGCGCAAGATCGAGGCGGATGCGAAGTTGCCGGAGATCATCAAGACGGTGTGGGGCGGCGGTTACACGCTGGCCGCCGAAGTGACCCGATTGTGA